In Molothrus aeneus isolate 106 chromosome 3, BPBGC_Maene_1.0, whole genome shotgun sequence, a single genomic region encodes these proteins:
- the RHOB gene encoding rho-related GTP-binding protein RhoB: MAAIRKKLVVVGDGACGKTCLLIVFSKDEFPEVYVPTVFENYVADIEVDGKQVELALWDTAGQEDYDRLRPLSYPDTDVILMCFSVDSPDSLENIPEKWVPEVKHFCPNVPIILVANKKDLRNDEHVRNELARMKQEPVRTEDGRAMAIRIQAYDYLECSAKTKEGVREVFETATRAALQKRYGTQNGCINCCKVL; encoded by the coding sequence ATGGCTGCCATCCGCAAGAAACTGGTGGTGGTGGGGGACGGTGCCTGTGGCAAGACTTGCCTCCTCATCGTCTTCAGCAAGGACGAGTTCCCCGAGGTCTACGTGCCCACCGTCTTCGAGAACTACGTGGCGGACATTGAGGTGGACGGCAAGCAGGTGGAGCTGGCCCTGTGGGACACGGCCGGCCAGGAGGACTACGACCGCCTGCGTCCCCTTTCCTACCCGGACACCGATGTCATCCTCATGTGCTTCTCTGTGGACAGCCCGGACTCGCTGGAGAACATCCCGGAGAAGTGGGTGCCCGAAGTCAAGCACTTCTGCCCCAACGTCCCCATCATCCTGGTGGCCAACAAGAAGGACCTTCGGAACGACGAGCACGTTCGGAACGAGCTGGCCCGCATGAAGCAGGAGCCGGTGCGCACCGAGGACGGCCGGGCCATGGCCATTCGCATCCAGGCCTACGACTACCTGGAGTGCTCGGCCAAGACCAAGGAGGGTGTCCGGGAGGTCTTCGAGACTGCCACCcgggcagccctgcagaagcGCTACGGCACCCAGAACGGCTGCATCAACTGCTGCAAAGTGCTATAG